A window of the Patescibacteria group bacterium genome harbors these coding sequences:
- the gpmI gene encoding 2,3-bisphosphoglycerate-independent phosphoglycerate mutase yields the protein MNTIALLILDGWGIGKKTQGNPISQIPTPTFDWFKTNFPYLALQASGIAVGLPWGEPGSSEVGHLTLGAGRIVYQNRPLITQSIRNGSFFNNSLLFEIKNQITGYDSKLHLIGLVSEAVTNSDLEHLEAILKFIKDQGLENKTRFHLITDGKETLPQQAKQTIEKIKKIGIGKIASLAGRYYAMDTNEYWERTEKYLAMLLGRARTHSGYETILNQTYAKNLSDEFIEPQLIGTEEDKKDLILRENDAILFFNFRGEGMIQTAKALAQPDFNHFNLNRPNNLLIFSLTEYSKELGIKAIFRLAKTENHLSEVISKNNLRQLKLAESVKDKLITYYFNGQQEKPYENEFRVIIPSGKTIDLKKNYQLQTETLTSRLLQALEEGIYSLIVANFANPDLAGHQTDFEIGKKVVGYLDKTLNQISGAALKLKTPLIITSDHGNLEEMFNPITGQPDTKHNDNPVPFFLIDQRFYRPRTESEIKNNEKNPQGSLADIAPTVLELLGINKPEQMTGQSLIPFCR from the coding sequence ATGAACACTATAGCCCTTTTAATCTTAGACGGCTGGGGTATTGGCAAAAAAACTCAAGGCAATCCAATCAGCCAGATCCCAACGCCAACATTTGACTGGTTCAAAACCAATTTTCCTTATTTAGCCTTGCAGGCCTCGGGCATTGCGGTTGGCTTGCCTTGGGGCGAGCCCGGCTCGTCCGAAGTCGGGCATTTAACCCTTGGCGCCGGCAGAATTGTTTACCAAAACCGGCCCCTAATAACCCAATCAATCAGAAACGGTTCGTTTTTTAACAACTCTCTGCTTTTTGAGATAAAAAACCAGATAACCGGTTATGATTCAAAGCTCCATCTAATTGGTTTAGTCTCTGAAGCAGTGACTAATTCGGATTTGGAACATTTGGAAGCAATTCTGAAATTCATCAAAGATCAGGGTTTAGAAAACAAAACCCGGTTTCATTTAATTACTGATGGTAAAGAAACCCTGCCTCAACAAGCGAAACAAACAATTGAAAAAATCAAAAAAATCGGCATCGGGAAAATCGCCAGTTTGGCCGGCCGGTATTATGCTATGGACACAAACGAATACTGGGAAAGAACAGAAAAATATTTAGCCATGCTTTTGGGCCGGGCAAGAACCCATTCAGGTTATGAAACCATTTTGAACCAAACTTACGCAAAAAACCTGTCTGATGAATTTATTGAACCTCAATTGATTGGCACAGAAGAAGATAAAAAAGACCTAATCCTTCGAGAAAATGACGCGATTTTGTTTTTTAATTTCCGCGGCGAAGGCATGATCCAAACGGCTAAGGCCCTAGCCCAACCGGATTTTAATCATTTTAATCTCAACCGGCCAAACAATCTGCTTATCTTCAGTTTAACCGAATACAGCAAGGAATTGGGAATTAAGGCCATTTTTCGCTTAGCTAAAACAGAAAATCACCTAAGCGAGGTTATCAGCAAAAACAATTTAAGGCAGCTGAAATTAGCTGAATCAGTCAAAGACAAATTAATCACTTATTATTTTAACGGCCAGCAGGAAAAACCTTATGAAAACGAGTTCCGAGTAATTATCCCCTCTGGCAAGACCATTGATTTAAAGAAAAACTATCAGCTTCAGACAGAAACTCTAACCAGCCGGCTTTTGCAGGCGCTAGAAGAAGGAATCTACTCTTTGATTGTGGCTAACTTTGCCAATCCTGATTTAGCTGGACACCAAACTGATTTTGAGATTGGGAAAAAAGTAGTTGGCTATTTGGATAAAACTCTTAACCAAATTTCCGGAGCGGCTCTGAAATTGAAAACCCCCCTGATTATTACTTCAGACCACGGGAATTTAGAAGAGATGTTTAACCCAATCACCGGCCAACCGGACACAAAACACAATGATAATCCGGTACCCTTTTTCTTGATTGACCAAAGATTTTACCGGCCAAGAACTGAATCAGAGATCAAAAACAATGAAAAAAATCCTCAGGGCAGTTTAGCTGATATTGCCCCAACTGTTTTAGAGTTATTGGGTATAAACAAGCCGGAGCAGATGACTGGCCAAAGCTTGATTCCGTTCTGCCGATAA